One Candidatus Paceibacterota bacterium genomic window carries:
- a CDS encoding DUF5666 domain-containing protein has protein sequence MDLKDIHKSKTVRGIIIGLGVAVLVLGIFKLGQVSGYHKARFSQKFGDNFNRNFVDPRGEGFFKDFSGGLDPIGGHGAVGKIVSIALPLIVVAGPDNIEKTIMISESTEIRKYRDDITTTDLKVGDFIVVLGTPNDDGQVEAKLIRTLPPPPEKLPTNQPIQ, from the coding sequence ATGGATTTAAAAGATATACACAAATCAAAGACCGTTCGCGGAATTATCATAGGGCTAGGAGTTGCCGTCCTTGTTCTTGGGATTTTTAAACTTGGACAGGTTTCCGGTTACCACAAAGCAAGATTCTCTCAAAAATTCGGAGATAATTTCAATAGAAATTTTGTTGATCCTCGTGGAGAAGGGTTCTTTAAAGATTTCTCTGGTGGGCTGGATCCCATAGGAGGTCACGGAGCAGTCGGGAAAATTGTAAGCATTGCATTACCTCTTATTGTTGTGGCTGGTCCAGATAATATTGAAAAAACAATTATGATAAGTGAAAGTACTGAGATACGCAAGTATCGTGATGATATAACCACTACTGATTTGAAGGTCGGAGATTTCATTGTTGTTTTAGGAACTCCCAACGATGATGGACAGGTTGAAGCAAAGCTTATTCGTACATTACCACCTCCACCAGAAAAATTGCCAACTAATCAACCTATCCAATAA